In the genome of Nycticebus coucang isolate mNycCou1 chromosome 12, mNycCou1.pri, whole genome shotgun sequence, one region contains:
- the PAN2 gene encoding PAN2-PAN3 deadenylation complex catalytic subunit PAN2 isoform X4 — MNFEGLDPGMAEFAPAMHSALDSVLDAHLNPSLLQNVELDPEGVALEALPVQESVHIMEGVYSELHSVVAEVGVPVSVSHFDLHEEMLWVGSHGGHATSFFGPALERYSSFQVNGSDDIRQIQSMENGILFLTKNNLKYTARGGLIVFDYLLDESEDMHSLLLTDSSTLLIGGLQNHILEIDLNTVQETQKYAVETPGVTIMRQTNRFFFCGYTSGKVSLRDLRTFKVEHEFDAFSGSLSDFDVHGNLLAACGFSSRLTGLACDRFLKVYDLRMMRAITPLQVHVDPAFLRFIPTYTSRLAIISQSGQCQFCEPTGLANPADIFHVNPVGPLLMTFDVSASKQALAFGDSEGCVHLWTDSPEPSFNPYSRETEFALPCLVDSLPPLDWSQDLLPLSLIPVPLTTDTLLSDWPAANSAPAPRRAPPVDAEILRTMKKVGFIGYAPNPRTRLRNQIPYRLKESDSEFDSFSQVTESPVGREEEPHLHMVSKKYRKVTIKYSKLGLEDFDFKHYNKTLFAGLEPHIPNAYCNCMIQVLYFLEPVRCLIQNHLCQKEFCLACELGFLFHMLDLSRGDPCQGNNFLRAFRTIPEASALGLILADSDEASGKGNLARLIQRWNRFILTQLHQDMQELEVPQAYRGAGGSFCSSGDSVIGQLFSCEMENCSLCRCGSETVRASSTLLFTLSYPDDKTGKNYDFAHVLKRSICLEQNTQAWCDNCEKYQPTIQTRNIRHLPDILVINCEVNSSKEADFWRMQAEFAFKMAVKKHGGEISKNKEFALADWKELGSPEGVLVCPSIEELKNIWLPFSIRLKMTKNKGLDVCSWTDGDEWGPARAEEEHGVYVYDLMATVVHILDSRTGGSLVAHIKVGETYHQRKEGVTHQQWYLFNDFLIEPIDKHEAVQFDMNWKVPAILYYVKRNLNSRYNLNIKNPIEASVLLAEASLARKQRKTHTTFIPLMLNEMPQVGDLVGLDAEFVTLNEEEAELRSDGTKSTIKPSQMSVARITCVRGQGPNEGIPFIDDYISTQEQVVDYLTQYSGIKPGDLDAKISSKHLTTLKSTYLKLRFLIDIGVKFVGHGLQKDFRVINLMVPKDQVLDTVYLFHMPRKRMISLRFLAWYFLDLKIQGETHDSIEDARTALQLYRKYLELSKNGTEPESFHKVLKGLYEKGRKMDWKVPEPEGQTSPKNAAVFSSVLAL; from the exons GGCCATGCCACTTCTTTTTTTGGCCCAGCCTTGGAGCGCTACTCATCCTTTCAGGTCAATGGCAGTGATGACATTCGTCAGATCCAGAGCATGGAGAATGGTATCCTTTTTCTCACCAAGAACAACCTGAAGTACACAGCTCGTGGGGGCCTCATTGTATTTGATTACCT GCTGGATGAGAGTGAGGATATGCACAGTCTTCTACTGACTGACAGCAGTACACTACTCATTGGTGGGTTGCAGAACCACATATTGGAGATTGATCTTAACACTGTTCAGGAAACTCAGAAG TATGCAGTTGAGACTCCTGGAGTCACCATCATGAGACAGACAAATCGCTTCTTTTTCTGTGGCTACACATCTGGCAAG GTTTCCCTGCGAGACCTCCGTACTTTTAAGGTGGAGCATGAGTTTGATGCCTTCTCAGGGAGTCTGTCAGATTTTGACGTGCATGGCAACCTGCTAGCTGCCTGTGGCTTCTCCAGCCGCCTCACCGGCCTGGCCTGTGACCGTTTCCTCAAGGTGTATGACTTGCGAATGATGCGTGCCATCACACCACTCCAAGTACATGTGGATCCTGCCTTCTTGCGCTTCATTCCTACATACACTTCTCGTCTTGCTATCATCTCTCAGTCGG GGCAGTGCCAGTTCTGTGAACCCACAGGCCTGGCCAACCCAGCAGACATCTTTCATGTGAATCCCGTGGGGCCTTTGTTAATGACGTTTGATGTGTCAGCCAGCAAGCAGGCCCTGGCCTTCGGGgattctgaaggctgtgtgcaCCTCTGGACTGATTCTCCTGAGCCTTCCTTCAACCCCTACTCCCGTGAGACTGAGTTTGCTTTGCCTTGTCTTGTGGACTCACTGCCTCCTCTGGACTGGAGCCAGGACCTGCTGCCTCTTTCCCTCATCCCTGTCCCACTCACCACTGACACACTTCTCTCTGATTGGCCTGCTGCCAACTCCGCTCCAGCTCCCAG GCGAGCACCACCTGTGGATGCAGAGATTCTACGCACCATGAAGAAAGTGGGCTTCATTGGCTATGCACCCAACCCCCGCACCAGGCTGCGCAATCAG ATTCCTTATCGACTGAAGGAGTCAGACAGTGAATTTGACAGCTTCAGCCAGGTCACTGAGTCACCAGTAGGGCGGGAAGAAGAGCCACATCTCCACATGGTTTCTAAGAAATACCGCAAG GTGACCATTAAATATTCCAAGCTAGGGCTGGAGGACTTTGACTTCAAACACTACAATAAGACCCTGTTTGCTGGATTAGAGCCTCACATCCCCAATGCATACTGTAACTGCATGATCCAG GTGCTCTATTTCCTGGAACCTGTTCGTTGTCTAATCCAGAACCACCTTTGCCAGAAGGAATTCTGCCTGGCATGTGAATTGGGCTTTCTCTTCCACATGTTGGACCTCTCTCGTGGTGACCCTTGTCAG GGCAATAATTTTCTTCGCGCATTCCGTACCATTCCTGAGGCCTCAGCCCTTGGTCTGATCCTGGCTGACTCAGATGAAGCTTCAGGGAAGGGCAATCTGGCCAGGCTCATTCAGAGGTGGAATCGCTTCATTCTCACTCAACTGCATCAGGATATGCAGGAGCTGGAAGTACCACAGGCTTATCGAGGTGCTGGAGGCAG CTTTTGCTCATCGGGGGACTCTGTCATTGGGCAGCTGTTCAGCTGTGAGATGGAGAACTGCAGCCTGTGCCGCTGTGGCAGTGAGACTGTGCGAGCCTCTTCCACCCTGCTCTTCACACTCTCCTACCCTGATG ATAAAACCGGGAAGAACTATGACTTTGCTCACGTATTGAAACGAAGCATctgcctggaacagaatacacAGGCCTGGTGTGACAACTGTGAAAAGTACCAGCCCACG ATTCAGACTCGCAACATCCGCCATCTGCCAGATATTCTTGTCATCAATTGTGAGGTAAACAGCTCGAAAGAGGCTGATTTTTGGAGAATGCAGGCTGAG TTTGCTTTCAAGATGGCAGTAAAGAAACATGGTGGGGAAATCTCCAAGAACAAGGAATTTGCTTTGGCTGATTG GAAGGAGCTAGGGAGTCCAGAGGGTGTGCTGGTGTGTCCCTCCATTGAGGAGCTGAAGAACATCTGGCTTCCTTTCTCCATTCGCCTGAAGATGACCAAGAACAAAGGGCTGGATGTGTGCAGTTGGACTGATGGGGATGAG TGGGGCCCAGCCAGGGCAGAGGAGGAGCATGGTGTCTATGTGTATGACCTGATGGCTACTGTGGTACACATCCTGGACTCACGCACAGGGGGCAGCCTGGTGGCTCATATCAAAGTTGGAGAGACTTACCACCAACGCAAGGAG GGTGTTACTCACCAGCAATGGTATCTATTCAACGACTTCCTTATTGAACCTATTGATAAG CATGAAGCCGTGCAATTTGACATGAATTGGAAAGTACCTGCTATCCTTTATTATGTCAAAAGGAATCTCAATTCCAGATATAACCTGAACA TCAAGAACCCTATTGAGGCAAGTGTCCTGCTGGCTGAAGCCTCACTGGCACGGAAACAGCGGAAAACACATACTACCTTTATTCCACTGATGCTGAATGAGATGCCACAGGTTGGGGACCTGGTGGGTCTGGATGCTGAATTTGTCACCCTTAATGAG GAAGAAGCAGAGTTACGGAGTGATGGTACTAAGTCTACTATTAAACCAAGCCAGATGTCAGTAGCAAGAATTACTTGTGTTCGGGGACAGGGACCCAATGAGGGTATCCCCTTTATTGATGACTACATCTCTACCCAGGAACAG gtaGTGGATTACTTAACTCAGTACTCGGGGATAAAGCCTGGAGACCTGGATGCTAAAATTTCCTCCAAGCACCTTACAACTCTCAAGTCTACCTACTTAAAGCTTCGTTTTCTCATTGACATTGGAGTGAAGTTTGTGGGTCATGGCCTGCAGAAGGACTTCCGGGTCATCAACCTCATG GTGCCCAAAGACCAAGTCCTTGACACTGTGTACCTGTTCCACATGCCCCGAAAACGAATGATTTCCTTGAGATTCCTTGCTTGGTACTTTCTGG ACCTGAAGATTCAAGGGGAGACTCATGACAGTATTGAGGATGCCCGTACAGCCCTTCAGCTCTACCGAAAGTATCTGGAGCTAAGCAAGAATGGCACTGAGCCTGAGTCTTTCCACAAGGTGCTCAAGGGTCTTTATGAGAAAGGCCGAAAGATGGACTGGAAGGTGCCTGAGCCTGAGGGCCAGACAAGTCCCAAGA ATGCAGCTGTCTTCTCTTCGGTGCTGGCACTCTGA
- the PAN2 gene encoding PAN2-PAN3 deadenylation complex catalytic subunit PAN2 isoform X5 has protein sequence MNFEGLDPGMAEFAPAMHSALDSVLDAHLNPSLLQNVELDPEGVALEALPVQESVHIMEGVYSELHSVVAEVGVPVSVSHFDLHEEMLWVGSHGGHATSFFGPALERYSSFQVNGSDDIRQIQSMENGILFLTKNNLKYTARGGLIVFDYLLDESEDMHSLLLTDSSTLLIGGLQNHILEIDLNTVQETQKYAVETPGVTIMRQTNRFFFCGYTSGKVSLRDLRTFKVEHEFDAFSGSLSDFDVHGNLLAACGFSSRLTGLACDRFLKVYDLRMMRAITPLQVHVDPAFLRFIPTYTSRLAIISQSGQCQFCEPTGLANPADIFHVNPVGPLLMTFDVSASKQALAFGDSEGCVHLWTDSPEPSFNPYSRETEFALPCLVDSLPPLDWSQDLLPLSLIPVPLTTDTLLSDWPAANSAPAPRRAPPVDAEILRTMKKVGFIGYAPNPRTRLRNQIPYRLKESDSEFDSFSQVTESPVGREEEPHLHMVSKKYRKVTIKYSKLGLEDFDFKHYNKTLFAGLEPHIPNAYCNCMIQVLYFLEPVRCLIQNHLCQKEFCLACELGFLFHMLDLSRGDPCQGNNFLRAFRTIPEASALGLILADSDEASGKGNLARLIQRWNRFILTQLHQDMQELEVPQAYRGAGGSSFCSSGDSVIGQLFSCEMENCSLCRCGSETVRASSTLLFTLSYPDDKTGKNYDFAHVLKRSICLEQNTQAWCDNCEKYQPTIQTRNIRHLPDILVINCEVNSSKEADFWRMQAEFAFKMAVKKHGGEISKNKEFALADWKELGSPEGVLVCPSIEELKNIWLPFSIRLKMTKNKGLDVCSWTDGDEVQWGPARAEEEHGVYVYDLMATVVHILDSRTGGSLVAHIKVGETYHQRKEGVTHQQWYLFNDFLIEPIDKHEAVQFDMNWKVPAILYYVKRNLNSRYNLNIKNPIEASVLLAEASLARKQRKTHTTFIPLMLNEMPQVGDLVGLDAEFVTLNEEEAELRSDGTKSTIKPSQMSVARITCVRGQGPNEGIPFIDDYISTQEQVVDYLTQYSGIKPGDLDAKISSKHLTTLKSTYLKLRFLIDIGVKFVGHGLQKDFRVINLMVPKDQVLDTVYLFHMPRKRMISLRFLAWYFLDLKIQGETHDSIEDARTALQLYRKYLELSKNGTEPESFHKVLKGLYEKGRKMDWKVPEPEGQTSPKNAAVFSSVLAL, from the exons GGCCATGCCACTTCTTTTTTTGGCCCAGCCTTGGAGCGCTACTCATCCTTTCAGGTCAATGGCAGTGATGACATTCGTCAGATCCAGAGCATGGAGAATGGTATCCTTTTTCTCACCAAGAACAACCTGAAGTACACAGCTCGTGGGGGCCTCATTGTATTTGATTACCT GCTGGATGAGAGTGAGGATATGCACAGTCTTCTACTGACTGACAGCAGTACACTACTCATTGGTGGGTTGCAGAACCACATATTGGAGATTGATCTTAACACTGTTCAGGAAACTCAGAAG TATGCAGTTGAGACTCCTGGAGTCACCATCATGAGACAGACAAATCGCTTCTTTTTCTGTGGCTACACATCTGGCAAG GTTTCCCTGCGAGACCTCCGTACTTTTAAGGTGGAGCATGAGTTTGATGCCTTCTCAGGGAGTCTGTCAGATTTTGACGTGCATGGCAACCTGCTAGCTGCCTGTGGCTTCTCCAGCCGCCTCACCGGCCTGGCCTGTGACCGTTTCCTCAAGGTGTATGACTTGCGAATGATGCGTGCCATCACACCACTCCAAGTACATGTGGATCCTGCCTTCTTGCGCTTCATTCCTACATACACTTCTCGTCTTGCTATCATCTCTCAGTCGG GGCAGTGCCAGTTCTGTGAACCCACAGGCCTGGCCAACCCAGCAGACATCTTTCATGTGAATCCCGTGGGGCCTTTGTTAATGACGTTTGATGTGTCAGCCAGCAAGCAGGCCCTGGCCTTCGGGgattctgaaggctgtgtgcaCCTCTGGACTGATTCTCCTGAGCCTTCCTTCAACCCCTACTCCCGTGAGACTGAGTTTGCTTTGCCTTGTCTTGTGGACTCACTGCCTCCTCTGGACTGGAGCCAGGACCTGCTGCCTCTTTCCCTCATCCCTGTCCCACTCACCACTGACACACTTCTCTCTGATTGGCCTGCTGCCAACTCCGCTCCAGCTCCCAG GCGAGCACCACCTGTGGATGCAGAGATTCTACGCACCATGAAGAAAGTGGGCTTCATTGGCTATGCACCCAACCCCCGCACCAGGCTGCGCAATCAG ATTCCTTATCGACTGAAGGAGTCAGACAGTGAATTTGACAGCTTCAGCCAGGTCACTGAGTCACCAGTAGGGCGGGAAGAAGAGCCACATCTCCACATGGTTTCTAAGAAATACCGCAAG GTGACCATTAAATATTCCAAGCTAGGGCTGGAGGACTTTGACTTCAAACACTACAATAAGACCCTGTTTGCTGGATTAGAGCCTCACATCCCCAATGCATACTGTAACTGCATGATCCAG GTGCTCTATTTCCTGGAACCTGTTCGTTGTCTAATCCAGAACCACCTTTGCCAGAAGGAATTCTGCCTGGCATGTGAATTGGGCTTTCTCTTCCACATGTTGGACCTCTCTCGTGGTGACCCTTGTCAG GGCAATAATTTTCTTCGCGCATTCCGTACCATTCCTGAGGCCTCAGCCCTTGGTCTGATCCTGGCTGACTCAGATGAAGCTTCAGGGAAGGGCAATCTGGCCAGGCTCATTCAGAGGTGGAATCGCTTCATTCTCACTCAACTGCATCAGGATATGCAGGAGCTGGAAGTACCACAGGCTTATCGAGGTGCTGGAGGCAG CAGCTTTTGCTCATCGGGGGACTCTGTCATTGGGCAGCTGTTCAGCTGTGAGATGGAGAACTGCAGCCTGTGCCGCTGTGGCAGTGAGACTGTGCGAGCCTCTTCCACCCTGCTCTTCACACTCTCCTACCCTGATG ATAAAACCGGGAAGAACTATGACTTTGCTCACGTATTGAAACGAAGCATctgcctggaacagaatacacAGGCCTGGTGTGACAACTGTGAAAAGTACCAGCCCACG ATTCAGACTCGCAACATCCGCCATCTGCCAGATATTCTTGTCATCAATTGTGAGGTAAACAGCTCGAAAGAGGCTGATTTTTGGAGAATGCAGGCTGAG TTTGCTTTCAAGATGGCAGTAAAGAAACATGGTGGGGAAATCTCCAAGAACAAGGAATTTGCTTTGGCTGATTG GAAGGAGCTAGGGAGTCCAGAGGGTGTGCTGGTGTGTCCCTCCATTGAGGAGCTGAAGAACATCTGGCTTCCTTTCTCCATTCGCCTGAAGATGACCAAGAACAAAGGGCTGGATGTGTGCAGTTGGACTGATGGGGATGAGGTGCAA TGGGGCCCAGCCAGGGCAGAGGAGGAGCATGGTGTCTATGTGTATGACCTGATGGCTACTGTGGTACACATCCTGGACTCACGCACAGGGGGCAGCCTGGTGGCTCATATCAAAGTTGGAGAGACTTACCACCAACGCAAGGAG GGTGTTACTCACCAGCAATGGTATCTATTCAACGACTTCCTTATTGAACCTATTGATAAG CATGAAGCCGTGCAATTTGACATGAATTGGAAAGTACCTGCTATCCTTTATTATGTCAAAAGGAATCTCAATTCCAGATATAACCTGAACA TCAAGAACCCTATTGAGGCAAGTGTCCTGCTGGCTGAAGCCTCACTGGCACGGAAACAGCGGAAAACACATACTACCTTTATTCCACTGATGCTGAATGAGATGCCACAGGTTGGGGACCTGGTGGGTCTGGATGCTGAATTTGTCACCCTTAATGAG GAAGAAGCAGAGTTACGGAGTGATGGTACTAAGTCTACTATTAAACCAAGCCAGATGTCAGTAGCAAGAATTACTTGTGTTCGGGGACAGGGACCCAATGAGGGTATCCCCTTTATTGATGACTACATCTCTACCCAGGAACAG gtaGTGGATTACTTAACTCAGTACTCGGGGATAAAGCCTGGAGACCTGGATGCTAAAATTTCCTCCAAGCACCTTACAACTCTCAAGTCTACCTACTTAAAGCTTCGTTTTCTCATTGACATTGGAGTGAAGTTTGTGGGTCATGGCCTGCAGAAGGACTTCCGGGTCATCAACCTCATG GTGCCCAAAGACCAAGTCCTTGACACTGTGTACCTGTTCCACATGCCCCGAAAACGAATGATTTCCTTGAGATTCCTTGCTTGGTACTTTCTGG ACCTGAAGATTCAAGGGGAGACTCATGACAGTATTGAGGATGCCCGTACAGCCCTTCAGCTCTACCGAAAGTATCTGGAGCTAAGCAAGAATGGCACTGAGCCTGAGTCTTTCCACAAGGTGCTCAAGGGTCTTTATGAGAAAGGCCGAAAGATGGACTGGAAGGTGCCTGAGCCTGAGGGCCAGACAAGTCCCAAGA ATGCAGCTGTCTTCTCTTCGGTGCTGGCACTCTGA